One segment of Ancylothrix sp. D3o DNA contains the following:
- a CDS encoding DUF3119 family protein, whose product MTISTSSVNATQTVELSPSYAIPLVLVISSVPFFVIQPWVAGLISLFGLFLMIQSATIRLKFTDTALDVYRSDKLIRRFPYAEWENWRVFWPALPILFYFKEVKSIHFLPVLFDAKMLQVCLEQRCPRK is encoded by the coding sequence ATGACCATCAGCACTTCTTCTGTCAATGCGACTCAAACCGTCGAACTGTCCCCCAGTTACGCGATCCCCCTGGTTTTGGTCATTTCTTCGGTTCCCTTCTTTGTTATTCAACCTTGGGTGGCTGGGTTAATTTCTTTGTTTGGCTTGTTTTTGATGATTCAGAGCGCCACAATTCGCCTAAAATTTACCGATACCGCTCTTGATGTCTACCGTTCTGATAAGCTAATTAGACGTTTTCCTTACGCAGAATGGGAAAATTGGCGCGTTTTTTGGCCGGCCCTTCCAATTTTGTTTTACTTTAAAGAGGTTAAAAGTATTCACTTTTTGCCGGTTTTGTTTGATGCAAAAATGCTGCAAGTTTGTCTCGAACAACGTTGTCCACGAAAGTAA
- a CDS encoding MlaE family lipid ABC transporter permease subunit, whose protein sequence is MKLSSFNFLFGIWGQRLTAAVLLGGQVLVHIIQGKIHRRNTLDQMAAVGPESLSIALITAAFVGMVFTIQVAREFINFGATKAVGGVLAISLARELGPVLTAVVIAGRVGSAFAAEIGTMKVTEQIDALYILKTDPVDYLVVPRVIACCMMLPVLTILSLLTGMAGGLLVATTYYGISQQVFLESARNFLNVWDLTSCCLKGVCFGALVAVIGCSWGLTTTGGAKGVGQSTTAAVVTSLLAIFISNFFLSWVMFQGTGNAVL, encoded by the coding sequence ATGAAACTAAGCAGCTTTAACTTTCTTTTTGGCATTTGGGGTCAACGCTTAACCGCCGCTGTGTTGCTAGGCGGTCAAGTTCTCGTCCATATTATTCAGGGTAAAATTCACCGCCGCAATACCCTTGACCAAATGGCCGCAGTTGGCCCAGAATCTCTTTCTATTGCTTTGATTACTGCTGCGTTTGTTGGTATGGTGTTTACAATTCAGGTAGCACGAGAATTTATTAATTTTGGCGCTACTAAAGCAGTAGGTGGGGTTTTGGCGATTTCTTTGGCCCGCGAACTGGGGCCGGTTTTAACTGCTGTAGTTATTGCCGGTCGGGTTGGCTCGGCTTTTGCCGCCGAAATTGGCACCATGAAAGTGACCGAGCAAATTGATGCGCTTTATATTTTGAAAACTGATCCGGTTGATTATTTAGTAGTGCCGCGTGTGATTGCTTGCTGCATGATGTTGCCGGTTTTAACCATTTTATCTCTGCTGACCGGGATGGCCGGCGGTTTACTTGTGGCCACAACTTATTACGGCATTTCTCAACAAGTTTTTCTTGAGTCTGCTCGCAATTTTCTCAATGTTTGGGATCTAACGAGTTGTTGTCTAAAAGGTGTTTGCTTTGGGGCTTTGGTGGCTGTGATTGGTTGTAGCTGGGGTTTAACGACAACGGGAGGTGCAAAAGGTGTAGGACAATCTACTACCGCTGCGGTTGTTACCTCGCTTTTGGCCATCTTTATTAGCAATTTTTTCCTTTCGTGGGTAATGTTTCAAGGCACCGGCAATGCGGTTTTGTAA